The following proteins come from a genomic window of Musa acuminata AAA Group cultivar baxijiao chromosome BXJ1-7, Cavendish_Baxijiao_AAA, whole genome shotgun sequence:
- the LOC135679982 gene encoding cytochrome P450 78A6-like: MGSAVESGWVVSLSLAAKCGELSADPSRLLSLAFVVVVCWLATGLLHWVSPGGPAWGRYWWSRRRPWGLGGAIPGPSGLPVVGSMGLMSGLAHRKLAAAADAIPGARRLMALSLGDTRVVVTCDPDVARDILNSSDFAERPAKESAYGLMFHRAIGFAPYGAYWRNLRRIAATHLFSPKQIFAFGRHRAEIAAQMVRALDGLASEPVQVRRIVKQASLNHVMWFVFGKQYDLERETDELKELRSLVEEGYELLGKLNWSDHLPVLAGLDLQRVRSGCSGLVRRVDRFVGRIIEEHRVERGRDTKAAPGDFVDVLLSLQGSDRLSDSDIVAVLWEMIFRGTDTVAVLIEWVLARLVIHGEVQTRVQAELDGVVGRDRAVTASEAIEALPYLQAVIKETLRVHPPGPLLSWARMSTSDASVGGGTVVPAGTTVMVNMWAIARDPTAWPDPLRFDPVRFLAPGGRAAEFPVMGSDLRLAPFGSGRRSCPGKGLAMATVELWVAALAHEFEWRTPSDADVDLSEVLRLSCEMAAPLTVTLRRRRRRRGREMA; the protein is encoded by the exons ATGGGATCCGCGGTGGAGAGCGGGTGGGTCGTGTCACTCTCTCTAGCCGCCAAATGTGGTGAGCTCTCCGCAGACCCCTCCCGCCTTCTTTCTCTCGCTTTCGTCGTCGTGGTTTGCTGGCTGGCGACTGGTTTGCTCCACTGGGTCTCCCCCGGCGGTCCAGCTTGGGGAAGGTACTGGTGGAGCCGGCGGCGGCCCTGGGGCCTCGGCGGTGCCATCCCCGGGCCCAGCGGACTCCCCGTGGTCGGGAGCATGGGCCTCATGTCCGGCCTCgcgcaccggaagctcgccgccgCCGCGGACGCCATCCCCGGCGCCCGGCGGCTCATGGCGCTAAGCCTGGGTGACACCCGGGTGGTCGTCACCTGCGACCCGGACGTGGCCAGGGACATCCTCAACAGCTCCGACTTCGCCGAGCGGCCGGCCAAGGAGTCGGCCTACGGTCTCATGTTCCACCGCGCCATCGGCTTCGCCCCCTACGGCGCGTACTGGCGCAACCTGCGGAGGATTGCGGCCACCCACCTCTTCTCCCCCAAGCAGATATTCGCCTTCGGCCGCCACCGCGCTGAGATCGCCGCGCAGATGGTGCGCGCCCTCGACGGTCTCGCATCCGAGCCCGTGCAGGTCCGCAGGATCGTGAAGCAAGCGTCCCTGAACCACGTCATGTGGTTCGTCTTCGGAAAGCAGTACGACCTCGAGCGAGAGACCGATGAGTTGAAGGAGCTGAGAAGCTTAGTAGAAGAAGGTTACGAGCTCCTGGGGAAGCTCAACTGGTCGGACCACCTGCCGGTGCTCGCTGGCTTGGACCTGCAGCGAGTGCGGTCGGGCTGCTCGGGGCTTGTCCGCCGAGTCGACCGGTTCGTGGGCCGCATCATCGAGGAGCACCGAGTCGAGCGCGGGCGGGACACGAAGGCCGCCCCCGGGGACTTCGTCGACGTTCTGTTGTCGCTGCAGGGTTCCGATAGGTTATCCGACTCCGACATAGTCGCAGTTCTCTGG GAGATGATATTTCGGGGTACGGACACAGTGGCGGTGCTAATAGAGTGGGTGCTAGCGAGGCTGGTGATCCATGGGGAGGTGCAAACTAGGGTGCAGGCGGAGCTGGACGGGGTGGTGGGGAGGGACCGGGCGGTGACGGCATCCGAGGCCATTGAGGCGCTGCCGTACCTTCAAGCGGTGATCAAGGAGACGCTGCGGGTGCACCCTCCGGGCCCGCTTCTCTCGTGGGCTCGCATGTCCACATCGGACGCGAGCGTGGGCGGGGGAACTGTCGTGCCCGCGGGGACCACCGTGATGGTCAACATGTGGGCCATCGCACGCGACCCGACGGCGTGGCCCGACCCTCTCCGGTTTGACCCGGTCCGGTTCCTGGCCCCGGGCGGGCGCGCGGCCGAGTTCCCGGTAATGGGCTCGGACCTGCGGCTGGCGCCGTTCGGCTCCGGCAGGCGTAGCTGTCCGGGGAAGGGGCTGGCCATGGCCACGGTCGAGTTGTGGGTGGCGGCGCTGGCGCACGAGTTCGAGTGGCGGACACCGTCCGACGCTGACGTCGACCTCTCAGAGGTGCTGCGGCTCTCCTGCGAGATGGCGGCGCCACTTACCGTGACgctccggcggcggcggcggcggcgggggcgggAGATGGCCTGA
- the LOC135679703 gene encoding EIN3-binding F-box protein 1-like, with the protein MEGLRFPVKKARVSSQMDHKRVQVGGQDLIDDLPDELLVHIFSFIPAIRDRCCCGAVSKKWSLLQASMPRSDYISRGFLLPRPTQEISRSFRGSEANDTRLVAMAIGIDARGVLTNLSVIGTLTDSSPPPPSGHRSISDVGLSIVAGACKSLKSLSLFKCPKITGWGIGSVGHCIGLERLELVDAMSVTDDGLVILAIRCLNLSSLSLVSCPNVGNHSLQAFAKYSRKLKSVTLASCPLITDSGIVSLVANRSGLETVKIAFMKLSDIVLQAIACYSRKIQILLLDNVWGVSDMGYCWIGLARELKCLVLKACVGLSDRCLARVSSASFAGIRKLAINNCSLISDWGLFELTSSARELENVLLHSCKSFTYRGLMVAIGNCSQSLKTLALIKCDFLDEQRDQANSFPLAQHCPLLETVKVDQCRGIGDDFILWIGASCKQVTDVSFTRMDSITDRGIRCFLSQLKGSNKMARVDLTGCTRVGNWSVWAITRECKASLKRLVLRGCGRVNDRGAAVIARRCAKLVELDLGGCDISDEGVKKLARDEPIDLEVISLAGCTRITDRSLLVLKKYMGPGLERVNVAGCTGVSKAVINWLKLYIDEVDY; encoded by the coding sequence ATGGAAGGACTACGATTCCCAGTGAAGAAGGCGAGGGTTAGTTCACAGATGGACCACAAGCGGGTGCAAGTCGGAGGTCAGGATCTTATTGATGATCTTCCAGATGAGCTGCTAGTTCACATCTTTAGCTTCATTCCGGCGATCAGGGACCGCTGCTGTTGCGGCGCCGTCTCCAAGAAATGGTCACTGCTTCAAGCCTCCATGCCGAGGTCCGACTACATCTCCCGTGGCTTCCTTCTTCCCCGGCCGACCCAGGAGATCTCCAGAAGCTTCAGAGGTAGTGAGGCCAACGACACGAGGCTCGTGGCCATGGCGATAGGAATCGATGCACGTGGGGTGCTAACCAACCTCTCCGTCATCGGGACTCTCACCGATTCATCTCCTCCTCCGCCTTCAGGTCATCGTTCGATCTCAGATGTCGGCCTGTCGATCGTAGCCGGAGCCTGCAAGAGCCTCAAGTCTCTATCTCTCTTCAAGTGTCCCAAGATCACTGGCTGGGGCATCGGATCCGTCGGGCACTGCATTGGCTTGGAGAGACTAGAGCTCGTCGATGCGATGTCGGTCACCGACGACGGTCTCGTAATCCTTGCGATCAGATGCCTGAATCTTTCGTCACTGAGCTTGGTGTCATGTCCGAACGTCGGCAACCACTCACTTCAGGCCTTCGCCAAGTACTCGAGGAAGCTCAAGTCGGTGACGCTCGCAAGCTGCCCTCTCATTACTGATTCCGGCATTGTTTCACTGGTCGCCAACCGATCCGGTTTAGAAACGGTCAAGATTGCATTCATGAAGTTGAGCGACATCGTCTTACAAGCAATCGCATGTTACAGCCGGAAGATACAGATTTTGCTGCTAGATAACGTCTGGGGAGTATCGGACATGGGATACTGCTGGATCGGACTGGCCAGGGAGCTCAAATGCCTTGTACTGAAAGCTTGCGTTGGTCTGTCAGATAGATGCTTGGCGAGGGTCTCATCCGCTAGCTTTGCCGGCATTAGGAAGTTGGCGATAAACAACTGTTCCTTGATATCTGATTGGGGTCTTTTCGAGCTCACGAGTTCGGCGAGGGAGCTGGAGAATGTCCTTCTCCATAGCTGCAAGTCTTTTACTTACAGAGGCCTCATGGTTGCCATAGGGAACTGCAGCCAAAGTCTAAAGACGCTGGCTCTGATTAAGTGTGATTTCTTAGATGAACAACGAGATCAGGCTAACtcgtttcctctggcccaacactgTCCATTGCTGGAGACTGTGAAGGTGGATCAGTGCCGGGGGATTGGAGACGACTTCATCTTATGGATCGGGGCGTCCTGCAAGCAAGTGACAGACGTGAGCTTCACGCGCATGGACTCCATCACGGACCGTGGCATCCGTTGCTTCCTGAGCCAGCTAAAAGGGTCGAACAAGATGGCCAGGGTGGACTTGACGGGGTGCACCCGAGTCGGCAACTGGAGCGTGTGGGCCATAACCAGGGAATGCAAGGCGAGCCTGAAGCGCCTGGTCCTGAGAGGGTGCGGCCGCGTGAACGACCGCGGCGCGGCGGTGATCGCGAGGCGGTGCGCCAAGCTGGTGGAGCTCGACCTCGGCGGGTGCGACATCAGCGACGAGGGGGTGAAGAAGCTAGCCCGAGACGAGCCCATAGACCTGGAAGTGATCTCCCTCGCGGGCTGCACCAGGATCACCGACCGGAGTCTGCTGGTGCTGAAGAAGTACATGGGGCCAGGGTTGGAGAGGGTGAATGTCGCCGGATGCACCGGAGTCAGCAAAGCCGTCATCAACTGGTTGAAGCTTTACATCGACGAAGTCGATTACTGA